From Paraflavitalea devenefica, the proteins below share one genomic window:
- a CDS encoding acetate and sugar kinases/Hsc70/actin family protein has translation MSKIFRLHTGAGENIAHWQEIPGHLSDNFINSIEDPSGSNAHTQITSIPSPFARMDLVRTAFRYVTGKKALEGNTIYHRMVSDCLDVAEIFFNSEALTDKIEILEWNAGIIVNGGELDIEPASDLGKLLHSGNAKHRLLGETLKMYLFQDRKAFNFSGLKHCYLLNYKQGPEIINIIGGTSPATLFFSSANDLSFVDITFGNDRVFDDKFCPLHKRGREFIKYIYSLRAAFSGFSESFPDVNTYLDLCFQLLDDGLKNTIRNLDNTIYEADYNKIPVNAAGNNAEILGLYLRAKNYGEVPTGDDNDFIIESPRYAAGLPPCVLPNEPFNESLKYGGGVWQKSYHENVPFFDERPLKDRTLPNQTHIKYPYLTVSDFLEPYLIKLPYPVDADKFFTGNYEFRTGEKDHGFVLPIKKSFFEYFSITDLMGTVSDGKKMFELVQMPGGVKAILRIPIKKNRYIQFSRLYHTNQFQDKVQKADEKENFGIVAENQFTLAIYPFLKLSQPVNPHYRVMFVDRDVHALTKHYNYSLSFYKEQHPLEALKLAAPKMRSNKHQVQGVTTTYDVIEENFDIIEVKNNNSTGILIPIFKQQPAVSKTFKFAIDFGTTNTHVEYKAGNEESRPFDITEKDLQMATLHSPDDKTREYLIPKFGAIKLVDFIKEEFAPFSISTQSQYKFPQRTVVYDNGNFNPHEPNFALADFNIPFWYNKERLEGNGEITPNLKWVDFKNDKRFERRARGFLKQLLLMIRNKVLLNGGDLATTEIVWFYPSSMPKFRRDFLRTSWQTYFQRYFPEAKNLNRMSESFAPFYYYYHKENVRPHDRPAVSIDIGGGTTDIVIYKSENPVLLTSFRYAANSIFGDGYGSTSTFNGFVQRYEGKVKEALGGGASVQKLVLIYDSLKQKNSNSIELIEFFFSLEDNKSVRDSRIPLSFSQLLAEDNELKLVFVLFYASIIYHIATLMRANGLAIPEYITFSGNGSKVIKIAGGGTDISSLLTYTKIIFEDVYETEKSPPIEFRFFKSPKEITCKGGLECSNFDQFEMLERDITDVLVGSDNTRTTKRQSLHYTQIEGPDIIDAVCTNVSAFIKKFFSWNTKFNYYQNFGISPKKFHEYEELLTSKIKVDLISGIKEKIKETHDNVDINIEETLFFYPLSGALNRLAYKIHNDNK, from the coding sequence ATGAGTAAAATATTCCGTTTGCATACAGGGGCAGGAGAAAATATCGCTCATTGGCAGGAAATCCCCGGCCATCTGTCGGATAATTTTATTAATTCCATCGAGGACCCTTCAGGCTCTAATGCACATACCCAGATTACTTCTATCCCTTCTCCATTTGCCAGGATGGACCTGGTAAGAACAGCATTTCGTTATGTAACCGGTAAAAAGGCGCTTGAAGGGAATACGATCTATCACCGGATGGTTTCAGATTGTTTGGACGTTGCAGAGATCTTTTTTAATAGTGAGGCGTTGACAGATAAAATCGAAATACTGGAATGGAATGCCGGAATAATTGTTAACGGAGGGGAATTGGATATAGAGCCTGCCAGCGATCTGGGAAAGCTGCTTCATTCGGGTAATGCCAAACACCGGTTGCTGGGGGAAACACTAAAGATGTATTTATTCCAGGATAGGAAAGCATTTAATTTTTCAGGATTAAAGCATTGTTATTTGCTTAATTATAAGCAAGGGCCTGAAATTATTAATATTATCGGAGGTACATCTCCTGCCACTTTGTTCTTCTCATCGGCCAATGATCTGTCCTTTGTTGATATTACTTTTGGTAATGACAGGGTATTTGACGATAAGTTTTGCCCTTTGCACAAAAGGGGGAGAGAATTTATAAAATATATCTATTCCTTGCGGGCTGCTTTTAGTGGTTTCTCTGAGTCGTTCCCGGATGTGAATACTTATCTCGATCTGTGTTTTCAATTGTTGGATGATGGGCTGAAAAATACGATCAGGAATCTTGATAATACTATTTACGAAGCGGATTATAATAAGATACCTGTTAATGCAGCAGGCAATAATGCTGAAATATTGGGCCTTTATCTCCGTGCCAAGAATTATGGAGAGGTGCCCACCGGTGATGATAACGATTTTATTATTGAGTCGCCCAGGTATGCAGCAGGGCTGCCGCCTTGCGTATTGCCCAATGAACCATTTAATGAATCGTTAAAGTATGGGGGAGGCGTATGGCAAAAGAGTTATCATGAAAATGTGCCGTTTTTTGATGAAAGGCCTTTGAAAGACCGGACGCTTCCCAATCAAACGCATATTAAGTATCCCTATCTTACGGTGAGTGACTTTTTAGAGCCCTATCTGATAAAACTGCCTTATCCTGTAGATGCCGATAAGTTTTTTACCGGAAATTATGAATTCAGGACCGGGGAGAAGGACCACGGCTTTGTATTGCCTATCAAAAAGAGTTTTTTTGAGTATTTCTCTATTACCGACCTCATGGGTACTGTGTCGGATGGGAAAAAGATGTTTGAATTGGTCCAGATGCCCGGGGGCGTGAAGGCTATTCTTAGAATACCCATCAAGAAGAACAGGTACATACAGTTTTCGAGGTTATATCACACCAATCAGTTCCAGGATAAAGTACAAAAGGCGGATGAGAAGGAAAACTTTGGTATAGTGGCAGAGAATCAATTTACACTGGCTATTTACCCTTTCCTGAAGTTGTCACAGCCCGTCAATCCCCATTACAGGGTAATGTTTGTAGACAGGGATGTACATGCATTGACAAAGCATTATAATTATTCACTCAGTTTTTATAAGGAACAGCATCCTTTGGAGGCATTGAAGCTTGCTGCACCAAAGATGAGGAGCAATAAGCACCAGGTACAGGGGGTGACTACTACTTATGATGTTATTGAAGAGAATTTTGATATTATAGAGGTGAAAAATAATAATAGTACAGGCATTCTGATACCCATTTTTAAACAACAGCCGGCTGTTTCCAAAACCTTTAAGTTCGCTATTGACTTTGGTACTACCAATACCCATGTAGAGTATAAGGCAGGGAACGAAGAGAGCCGCCCTTTTGATATAACTGAAAAGGACTTGCAGATGGCTACGCTGCATAGCCCGGATGACAAAACGCGGGAGTACCTTATCCCTAAGTTTGGTGCGATAAAGCTGGTTGATTTTATTAAGGAGGAGTTTGCCCCTTTTTCTATTAGTACACAAAGCCAATATAAATTTCCGCAACGTACAGTAGTGTATGACAATGGGAATTTTAACCCTCATGAGCCGAACTTTGCCCTGGCTGACTTCAATATCCCATTTTGGTATAATAAAGAAAGACTGGAAGGGAATGGTGAAATAACACCTAACCTGAAATGGGTGGATTTTAAAAATGACAAGCGATTTGAAAGGAGGGCCCGGGGGTTTCTCAAGCAGCTTTTGCTGATGATCAGGAATAAGGTGTTATTAAATGGTGGAGACCTGGCAACAACTGAAATCGTATGGTTCTACCCTTCCAGTATGCCTAAGTTCAGGCGCGACTTTTTGCGGACTTCCTGGCAAACCTATTTTCAACGGTATTTTCCTGAGGCTAAGAACCTGAACAGGATGTCTGAGTCTTTTGCTCCTTTTTATTACTATTACCATAAGGAGAATGTAAGGCCGCACGACCGGCCCGCAGTCAGCATTGATATTGGTGGTGGTACTACAGATATTGTAATTTATAAAAGCGAGAACCCTGTATTGCTTACTTCATTCAGGTATGCTGCCAACTCCATATTCGGGGACGGGTATGGAAGTACTTCCACTTTTAATGGATTTGTACAACGGTATGAGGGCAAAGTGAAGGAGGCATTGGGAGGAGGGGCTTCCGTTCAAAAGTTAGTTTTAATATATGATTCGCTAAAGCAAAAGAATTCTAATTCCATTGAACTGATCGAGTTTTTCTTCTCATTAGAAGATAATAAATCTGTCAGGGATAGCCGGATCCCCTTGTCTTTTTCACAGCTATTGGCGGAGGATAATGAGCTTAAACTTGTATTTGTTCTCTTTTATGCTTCCATTATATATCACATAGCCACCTTGATGAGGGCGAATGGACTGGCCATTCCCGAATACATTACGTTTAGCGGAAACGGGTCTAAAGTAATAAAGATCGCGGGTGGGGGAACGGATATCTCCTCTTTATTGACGTATACAAAGATCATTTTCGAAGATGTGTATGAAACAGAGAAATCACCTCCTATAGAGTTCCGTTTTTTTAAGAGCCCTAAAGAAATAACCTGTAAGGGCGGGCTGGAGTGCAGCAATTTTGACCAGTTTGAAATGCTTGAGCGTGATATTACGGATGTGCTGGTAGGGTCTGATAATACTCGTACTACCAAACGGCAGTCCTTACATTATACACAGATTGAGGGGCCGGATATTATTGATGCGGTATGCACCAATGTGTCTGC